A region from the Deltaproteobacteria bacterium genome encodes:
- a CDS encoding PASTA domain-containing protein, with translation MILRSAKYIILITALLGVTAVSAYLTLIFLIKSEDSVIVPDLVGRDVIYALEILTDLGLNIKVKGSEYSGDIAKNHVIFQEPGPGAEIKVGRDVRILLSKGTKNILMPNLKGLSIRHANLAIQENGLCQGRTSYTHYGQSLARDAVISQVPGPDQWVNRGSCVDLLVSLGPRPRAFEMRKLEGLSLDEAVYLVEQSNLAVGNIKYAYDRSKAEHTIIDQMPKYGYRITEKETVDLVVNRNPAGQKRVAGQDEFSQGVFVHRLAPGFFKRRVQVKLELSGITGEIFDELVEPGKEVWLIVPTSTPATLFCYVDGELVRTQRYSPD, from the coding sequence ATGATTCTGCGGTCTGCAAAATATATCATTCTGATAACCGCCTTGTTAGGGGTGACCGCCGTCAGTGCCTACCTGACCCTCATCTTCCTGATAAAAAGTGAAGACAGTGTCATCGTTCCCGACCTGGTGGGCAGAGACGTCATCTACGCACTTGAAATCCTGACGGACCTGGGCCTGAACATCAAAGTCAAGGGGTCCGAATACAGTGGCGATATCGCAAAAAACCACGTAATCTTCCAGGAGCCCGGACCGGGTGCTGAAATAAAAGTGGGCCGGGATGTCAGGATATTGCTTTCCAAGGGCACTAAAAACATTCTAATGCCCAACCTGAAAGGGCTTTCGATCCGCCATGCCAACCTGGCGATTCAGGAGAACGGGCTTTGCCAGGGCCGGACATCCTATACCCACTACGGCCAGAGCCTCGCCCGGGATGCCGTTATCTCCCAGGTCCCCGGGCCTGATCAATGGGTGAACCGCGGAAGCTGCGTTGACCTGCTCGTCAGCCTGGGGCCCCGCCCGCGCGCCTTTGAAATGAGAAAGCTCGAGGGGCTTTCCCTGGATGAAGCCGTCTACCTGGTCGAACAGAGCAACCTGGCCGTCGGCAACATCAAATATGCCTATGACAGGAGCAAAGCGGAGCACACCATCATTGACCAAATGCCGAAATACGGCTACAGAATAACGGAAAAAGAAACGGTGGACCTGGTCGTCAACCGAAACCCCGCCGGGCAGAAACGGGTCGCGGGGCAGGACGAATTCTCCCAGGGGGTTTTCGTCCATCGTTTGGCGCCCGGATTTTTCAAGAGGCGCGTGCAGGTCAAACTGGAGCTATCCGGCATAACCGGCGAGATCTTCGATGAACTGGTAGAGCCGGGAAAAGAGGTGTGGCTGATAGTGCCGACCAGTACGCCCGCCACGCTTTTCTGCTATGTCGACGGGGAGCTGGTTCGCACGCAGCGGTATAGCCCGGACTAA
- a CDS encoding GAF domain-containing protein — MTISNDSRPIERDEDARESRRDPGEAGRPLDTALLRHISRTARIGIALSVEKDINKLLEMIVDETRDLTNADAGTLYILDRDQRCLTFQIMQNDTMDTRLGGTSGKAIDLPHVPLYTDNGEANYANVSSYVALTGNAVNIPDVYRAEGFDFTGPRNYDASTGYRSKSMLVMALQNHENEIIGVLQLLNAQDPVTGEVIAFSDEYVDLVASLASQAAVALTNTQLIQDLTDLFYSFIKGIATAIDEKSSYTGGHINRVVSIAKMIAQEINDAEKGPFKDFSFSKDEMEELMLAAWMHDVGKITTPEYVVDKATKLETIFDRINLVESRFRLIEQTIENDLLKQKVALMQKAPGEAAPALEKAEKKATERLRAVREDFHAVRRANTPEEFMGREKIELIKTIAKKTFVHAGKKTPYLTADERHNLCISKGTLTGEERQVIENHASMTLKILNELTFPRKFSRVPEFAAGHHEKLNGTGYPRKLKDNELALQTRILAIADIFEALTAKDRPYKQPMKLSQAVKILDSMVRDHLIDADIFNLALESDIFTDYAQKNMDPSQIDEPGATD, encoded by the coding sequence ATGACCATTTCGAACGATTCTCGACCCATTGAAAGAGATGAGGACGCCCGGGAGTCTCGCAGGGACCCCGGCGAAGCGGGCCGCCCCCTGGACACCGCCCTTCTGCGCCACATCAGCAGAACGGCCCGTATCGGGATCGCCCTCTCGGTAGAAAAGGACATCAACAAACTGCTGGAAATGATCGTGGACGAAACCCGCGATTTGACCAACGCCGATGCGGGGACACTCTACATCCTCGACCGGGACCAGCGCTGCCTGACGTTTCAGATAATGCAAAACGACACCATGGATACGCGGCTGGGAGGCACCAGCGGAAAGGCCATCGATCTGCCCCACGTCCCCCTGTATACCGACAACGGCGAAGCCAACTACGCCAATGTATCCTCCTACGTGGCCCTGACCGGCAACGCCGTCAACATTCCGGACGTATACCGGGCCGAAGGATTCGATTTCACCGGCCCACGGAATTATGACGCCTCCACGGGCTACCGGTCGAAATCGATGCTGGTCATGGCGCTCCAAAACCACGAAAACGAGATCATCGGTGTACTGCAGCTCCTGAATGCCCAAGACCCGGTCACGGGGGAGGTCATCGCCTTTTCCGACGAATACGTGGACCTGGTGGCTTCGCTGGCCTCGCAGGCGGCGGTGGCACTGACCAACACCCAATTGATCCAGGACCTGACCGACCTGTTTTACTCCTTCATCAAGGGCATTGCCACGGCCATCGATGAAAAATCATCTTACACGGGCGGTCATATCAACCGGGTGGTCTCCATCGCCAAGATGATCGCACAAGAAATCAATGACGCCGAAAAAGGCCCTTTCAAAGATTTCTCCTTCTCCAAGGATGAAATGGAGGAGCTGATGCTGGCCGCCTGGATGCACGATGTCGGCAAAATCACCACCCCGGAATACGTGGTGGACAAGGCCACAAAACTGGAAACCATCTTCGACCGCATAAACCTCGTCGAATCGAGATTTCGCCTCATCGAACAAACGATCGAAAACGACCTGTTGAAGCAAAAGGTCGCCCTGATGCAAAAAGCACCGGGCGAAGCCGCCCCTGCCCTGGAAAAAGCCGAGAAAAAAGCGACTGAACGCCTGAGGGCCGTGAGGGAAGACTTCCATGCGGTCCGGCGCGCCAACACGCCGGAAGAGTTCATGGGCCGGGAAAAAATAGAGCTCATAAAGACCATCGCCAAAAAAACGTTTGTCCACGCCGGGAAGAAGACACCCTACCTCACGGCGGACGAGCGCCACAACCTGTGCATCAGCAAAGGGACCCTCACCGGTGAGGAACGGCAGGTGATCGAAAACCACGCCAGCATGACCTTGAAGATTCTCAACGAACTGACATTCCCGCGCAAATTTTCCAGAGTACCGGAATTCGCCGCGGGGCATCACGAAAAGCTGAACGGAACTGGCTATCCCCGGAAGTTAAAGGATAACGAGCTGGCCCTCCAGACGCGCATTCTGGCGATTGCCGATATCTTCGAAGCGCTCACCGCCAAGGACCGACCCTACAAACAGCCGATGAAGCTTTCTCAGGCGGTAAAAATCCTCGATTCCATGGTTCGGGATCACCTCATCGACGCCGACATCTTCAACCTGGCGCTGGAAAGCGATATCTTTACGGATTACGCCCAAAAGAACATGGACCCGAGCCAAATCGACGAACCGGGCGCAACCGATTGA
- a CDS encoding SPFH domain-containing protein, with translation MGTDNVVFLENLEWFDETGRQLVHRLPEKGSGEIKWGAQLTVRESQAGVFFYKGKAVEAFGPGRHTLKTGNIPLLTKIVSLPWALQSPLRAEMYFVNLKVFTDLKWGTRDPVAFKDSELGLIRLRAFGVFNLQVVQPVLFINSMVGTQGIFTTEAIETYLNRVIVARFNDYMGETIDSILNLPARYDELSEGLAQRLGKDFSHFGLGLTHLYMNAITPPPEVQKAIDDRSRMGVFDDMNKLMQMKAAMAMEKASEAEGGDTGGTMGMGMGLMMPAMFAQYFTGEKGKAPDPGATTSCQECRSDIPINAKFCPYCGHQQLVIKQCSHCGKNLTANAKFCSRCGKPAEEKPEPKFCSRCGGENMADSKFCGSCGEKL, from the coding sequence ATGGGAACCGACAACGTGGTCTTTTTGGAAAACCTGGAATGGTTCGACGAAACAGGCCGGCAGCTTGTTCACCGGCTGCCGGAAAAGGGATCCGGTGAAATCAAATGGGGCGCCCAGCTGACGGTGAGGGAAAGCCAGGCCGGGGTGTTCTTTTACAAAGGTAAAGCTGTCGAGGCCTTCGGCCCGGGGCGGCACACCTTGAAAACCGGTAATATCCCCCTGCTGACAAAGATCGTCAGCCTTCCCTGGGCCCTGCAAAGCCCCTTGCGAGCGGAAATGTACTTCGTAAACCTGAAGGTCTTTACGGACCTGAAATGGGGGACCAGGGACCCCGTTGCCTTCAAGGACTCGGAACTGGGGTTGATACGCCTGCGGGCCTTTGGCGTTTTCAACCTGCAAGTGGTGCAGCCGGTCCTATTCATCAACAGCATGGTGGGAACCCAGGGCATTTTCACCACCGAAGCGATCGAAACGTACCTAAACCGGGTGATCGTCGCGCGCTTTAACGACTATATGGGAGAAACCATCGACTCCATCCTGAACCTGCCGGCCCGATATGATGAACTGTCCGAAGGGCTGGCCCAGCGTCTTGGGAAGGATTTCAGCCACTTCGGCCTGGGCCTCACCCACCTGTACATGAATGCCATCACACCGCCGCCCGAGGTGCAGAAGGCCATCGACGACCGCAGCCGCATGGGTGTTTTCGACGACATGAACAAACTCATGCAGATGAAGGCCGCCATGGCCATGGAAAAAGCCTCCGAAGCGGAGGGTGGCGACACCGGCGGCACCATGGGCATGGGCATGGGGCTGATGATGCCCGCCATGTTTGCCCAATACTTTACCGGAGAAAAAGGCAAGGCGCCGGACCCGGGTGCAACCACGTCCTGCCAGGAGTGTCGCAGCGACATCCCGATCAACGCCAAATTCTGTCCATACTGCGGCCATCAGCAACTGGTCATCAAGCAGTGCAGCCACTGCGGGAAAAACCTGACGGCCAATGCCAAGTTCTGCTCACGCTGCGGGAAGCCCGCAGAGGAGAAACCCGAGCCCAAATTCTGTTCCCGGTGCGGCGGTGAGAACATGGCGGATTCCAAATTTTGCGGCAGCTGCGGGGAGAAATTGTAA
- the rpe gene encoding ribulose-phosphate 3-epimerase — translation MKLIAPSILSADFSQLGNEIRAVEAAGADWIHIDVMDGHFVPNITIGPLVVEAVRRVTSLPLDVHLMIENPERYITAFAEAGADTITVQVEACVHLNRVIQMIHSTGAKAGAVLNPSTALSTLEWELETLDIVMVMSVNPGFGGQTFIPSSLAKAAQLRRLIDQKGLPTLIEIDGGVNRKTIKDIADAGVDVFVAGSAIFGSTDYAETINDFRKRIAR, via the coding sequence ATGAAATTGATAGCACCGTCGATACTGTCGGCCGATTTTTCTCAACTGGGCAATGAAATCAGGGCGGTCGAGGCGGCCGGCGCCGACTGGATCCACATTGACGTCATGGATGGTCATTTCGTACCCAATATAACCATTGGGCCGCTGGTAGTGGAAGCCGTGCGCAGGGTAACGTCCCTGCCCCTCGACGTCCATCTGATGATAGAGAACCCGGAGAGGTACATCACGGCGTTCGCCGAAGCGGGCGCCGACACAATCACCGTTCAGGTGGAAGCCTGTGTCCACCTCAACCGGGTGATCCAAATGATCCACAGCACCGGCGCCAAGGCCGGTGCTGTCCTGAACCCCTCGACCGCTTTGTCGACCCTCGAGTGGGAGCTCGAAACCCTCGACATCGTCATGGTCATGAGCGTGAACCCCGGTTTCGGGGGGCAGACCTTTATCCCCTCCTCGCTCGCCAAGGCAGCGCAACTGCGGCGGCTGATAGATCAAAAGGGGCTGCCGACCCTCATCGAAATTGACGGGGGAGTCAACCGTAAAACCATAAAAGATATTGCGGATGCCGGCGTGGATGTCTTTGTGGCCGGTTCGGCCATTTTCGGAAGCACCGACTATGCCGAAACCATCAACGACTTTCGCAAACGCATTGCCCGATAA